From Thermococcus sp.:
AGCGCGTCTTCCTTCGCGGCAGGCTCGTGCTCTATCACCTTTCCCGCGGGTGCAAAGCGCGTTACGAGTTCCTTCGGCTTCTCAAGTGTCCACTCCTCACTCGTCAGTCCCTTGTGCACCTCTATCGATACAGGCTCGACCGCTATCGCGTTGAGGGCGTCCTTAATCGCGTTTATAGTTTCCCTGGCCTGCTCTTTGTTCATCCAGCCGAGTTTAAGTCTGAACTCGTCCTCCTGTTTGATGACAAAGTCAGAACTCATGATTCCGAGCTTCACGGTTATTCTCTCGAGCTTTTGATATGGGATGGTCTTTATCTCGTACCTCCCTAGTATCTTCTCGTCAAGGTAGATGATCCTTCTGTCAGTCACTATGACCCACTTCGGCTTCTCTAGGCTTACCTTTTTCTTTACAGAGTGGAGTATCCTTTCGCCGGGTTCGAGGGCCTTTTCGAGGGATTTGGGGAGATTCTCACCTTCTTCACCCATGTTCCCACCGTTTTTAATTGGTCAGCATTGTATATTAACCTGCCGGAAGTCTTTAGTACGTCCATAGACAAACGTTCCTTGGTGTGCACGATGAACTTTGAGAAAAAGCTCCTCATAGGAATGATCCACCTCAAACCTCTCCCAGGCTCTTACCTCTACGACGGCGATCTTGATGGTATCGTTGAGGCGGCGCTGAAGGATGCGAAAACCCTGGAAAAAGCGGGCTTCGACGCGGTGATGGTTGAGAACTTTGGTGACGTGCCCTTCCCGAAGTACGCTGACAAGATCACCGTCGCGGCCTTTACTGCCGTGGCGAAGGCCGTCCGTGACGAGACCAGCCTTCCCCTTGGAATAAACGTCCTCCGCAATGATGGTATTGCCGCTTACTCCATTGCCTACGCTGTAAAAGCGGATTTTATGAGGGTGAACGTGCTGAGCGGCGTTGCATACACTGACCAGGGGATAATAGAGGGCATCGCCCACGAGCTTGCGAGGCTCAGAAAGCTCCTCCCCTCAAGGGTCCAAGTCTTTGCCGATGTGCACGTCAAGCACGCCGTCCACTTTGGGGACTTCGAGGACTCGCTGAGGGACACAGTTGAGCGCGGCTTGGCGGATGCTGTTGTCATCAGCGGGAAATCCACCGGAAAGCCCGTCGATGTGGGAAAGTTAGCTCTGGCCAAACGGATTTCTCCCGTCCCGGTTATAGTTGGCTCGGGAACGACCTACGACAACCTTTTAGAACTCTGGAAGCATGCTGACGGCTTCATAGTTGGCACGTGGATCAAGCGGGACGGCAGGGTTGAACACGAAGTTTCTTTGGAAAGGGCAAGAAAACTGGTTGAGTTGGCGAAGAATCTTCGAATTTAGTGGGTTTTCGTTTGTTTAAGTTTTATTTCGAATTTTCTTTTCCGAAAGTCTTATTACCCAGAAATGCGTAACAAGATAAAACACAGAACCTGTCCCGCTTTTCTTTTCCGCGAGGCGGGTTTCATGGGGGAGTCCGTGAGGGCTTACAACTCCCACGGCCACCGGTAGTTCACGCCCTACCCCGCCTTTGCGGTTTCTCCCTGAGGAAAGGAGGCGAGATGTGTGAGGAATAATAAAACCCTCTGGATTGTGGCAGTTGCAATCTTCCTCCTCGGTTCCACGGTATGGTACGCACTGGCACTGTCCCCCCCGAGCCTCTCAGGAACCGGAGTCCAGGTTATCAAAACCTCCTCCGGAACGAAAGACGGTGGGGAATACCTAATTGAGTACGGCAAGGGAACCTACGGCGATATCGAGTACGAGGTTTTGGCATGGATAGTTCGCTATCCGCCGTCCGAGATGAAGGACATGGGCTACCATCTGAGCAGCTGGCAGGTGAATTCACTCATCAGCGCGGAGAGCCACGTTGGCATGTACATCGAAGATGCACTCATGGTGGGTAAGAGTAATGGCACGGAGTTCTATTTCTTCCAGCAGAACCGTACCCTCACCCTGGAAAACAGCGTCAGCAAGAACGGTCAGGTTATAAGCTCACAGGTAAGGGAAAGGCTCATCAAGCTGAACCCCGAGTTCGTGTACATCCGCTACGCGGTTTTTAACAACTATGTGATCGTTGTTGAGGTATTTGGCCACTGGAAGTCGCTGACCGTAAAGAATCCTCAGGATAAGTTCGTCAGGAAAACCTGCCACCAAGACACCTTTAACAGGACGGTCTGTGATGAGACGTTTCGGGCGAAGGAATACGAGTCGTATAAATCGTCGATAGGCCCCTCTAAGATAGGAGTGATGGGCAAATCCCTTGGCGGCGTCATCTCGAGGAACGTTCTCAAAGCGGTCATCAACCACATAAAGTCCTCCCCCTCCAAACCCGAGGTTATCAAGGTCACGGTAATGAACGGGGAGGGGAAGGGCGTTGATGTGAAGTCCGGCTACCTCGGGAAGGTGCCCTTCACCGAGGAGGACGTGAAGAAGGGCTTGAAGCTTACCCTCCTCTTCAGCACCTTCGACGAAAACGCAAACGTCAAATCCTACTCCTTCTCCTACTCAGGCCCAGGTGGACCGGCGAGTGGGGGTGCGGTGGTCTTCAACGACCTGATGGAGTTTTACTCCTTCATGGCAAACTCCCCTAACAGGACGCTCGCCTACACCTACTCCGGCTGGGTTTCCAACGCGTCAGGAGGCGTCGTTGTTCAGGTTTACATCCCGCCCGGGAAGCTCAAAGCAGGCCCCTTTCAGGTGGCCGTCAACGTCAACGACGGCGACGGTGGAACGAAGGCTGAGGTGAGCTGGACTTTCGTTCCCAAGGGCACCGAAGGGAACTCAACTGGCTATTCAGTTAGGATAACCGCACCCAGGGACGGGGCGACGCTCAAGCAGATCTTCGACGGCTACTTCACTATGTCTCTCTTAGCTGACGTGAAGGGGAGCGGTGCTAAGAACCTCTATGCCGTGGTTACCCTACCTGACAGCTCTAAAAAGCAAGAGGAGGTCATGGGAGGCACGGTCGCGGATATTATAGAGATAAGCGACCCGGCGGCGAAGGGCGGAACGGTCAGGGTTGCCCTCTACGGCACGGTGAACGGCTCCAAAAAACTTCTCGCATCGGACTCCGCAAGGGTGAGCTTCGTCTCCAAGGAGGTTCCAGGGGACAACATCGACAACGACCTCGATGGCCTCGTCGACTGCGACGACCCTGACATAGCGACCTGCAACGCCTGTATCCAGCAGAAGAAGCTCGAATGGGCTGAATCGCTGATGAACAGGCACATAGCCTACATCCAGAAGATGATGGAAGTCTCGCCGAACATGAGGTCCGTCTACGAGATTTACATCGGCCACCTCCACGAGATTCAGGACAAATACAAGGATGATCCGGACCGGATGGTCAAGGAGATGAACGACTACATGGAGGCCAAGGTCTACGCCAACCAGAAGATAAACAGCTATCTGAGCATCTTCAAGGACGACCCGGA
This genomic window contains:
- a CDS encoding PH domain-containing protein, with protein sequence MGEEGENLPKSLEKALEPGERILHSVKKKVSLEKPKWVIVTDRRIIYLDEKILGRYEIKTIPYQKLERITVKLGIMSSDFVIKQEDEFRLKLGWMNKEQARETINAIKDALNAIAVEPVSIEVHKGLTSEEWTLEKPKELVTRFAPAGKVIEHEPAAKEDALEKLKKLKELYDMGVVSPEEYEEKRKKLLEQI
- a CDS encoding BtpA/SgcQ family protein, encoding MNFEKKLLIGMIHLKPLPGSYLYDGDLDGIVEAALKDAKTLEKAGFDAVMVENFGDVPFPKYADKITVAAFTAVAKAVRDETSLPLGINVLRNDGIAAYSIAYAVKADFMRVNVLSGVAYTDQGIIEGIAHELARLRKLLPSRVQVFADVHVKHAVHFGDFEDSLRDTVERGLADAVVISGKSTGKPVDVGKLALAKRISPVPVIVGSGTTYDNLLELWKHADGFIVGTWIKRDGRVEHEVSLERARKLVELAKNLRI